The Thunnus albacares chromosome 11, fThuAlb1.1, whole genome shotgun sequence genome contains a region encoding:
- the LOC122992841 gene encoding obscurin-like protein 1 isoform X8 → MDVFGGAPRFLAYPRPVMVQSGTDAVLKCQIGGDPRPAVIWERNNEKIDPQGRYRVFEDGNVYNLIISAVTTEDSGQYICKAKNSIGETYAAATLKVEGEAQEMELREENKPRFLIKPLSTRVGRGEDAVFSCKLWGSPRPEVVWEKDGRKLNEIFESTHFSVGYQDGGWFQLKIFKTRAPDGGVYTCKARNEFGEALAGAVLLVDAGPGHEDEGNRNGYTNGHWKTHQGKQRSGRQVPNRLKDDPLTKSTKVKMFAVTEGKHAKFRCFVTGKPKPEIIWRKDGRLILSGRRYLLYEDREGYFTLKVLYCKQKDNGVYVCAASNTAGQTLSAVHLSVKEPPVRFKQPLIDLEVWERDLAVLECEVPEDSVPITWYLEDRRLQPGAKYGMEEWGTKRRLTIRDIGVDDDGIYLCEMPDGGRSIAEVAVKGTILRKLPRKVDVLEGENAAFCVEVEKEEMDIHWYKDGVELRETHKTILKSFGRTHILVFVNTMPQDSGLVIFLVGRSKTSSQLRVKAARHCPPSCPVGVQINTERANAALLSWVPAQDSRKNPPSGYVLERQEVGTGSQEWLQCLTTDSATSVEILGDSVPCEADYRFRICSVNKYGKSNNVEFPRAVHLVPVARIQAPLQDALVPEGQDALFSIELSASVIGTWFLNGTQLQEDERYSMRRTRTHQSLRMRGVRDTDNGAEITFIAYGIRDSAALYIQAPLVKFSPLSEMDRNKFVEIGNPIVLYCELSDPAAPVHWYKNGTELQTIEGLHIQSEGTMRRIVIQSAEFSHSGVYCCDAIDDVIRFNVEVEAPPVRFSAIPDAERNKTIQRHCPIILQCELSDPSAQVHWYKDGSKLHPQSGVDILTDGLVRKLVVQSADFFHSGLYCCKTKGDTITFSVDIKAPPVKFSAIPEEMRTKSIEAGCPLVLQCVVSDPEADVCWYKDEMQLVSNSGLEIHSEGNTRTIVVQSAELCHSGVYRCTTLDDTMDFQVEIKATPPRLSSDQEKNKSTEEAYPVDVERISSKRNSGIFGSKRGDIQTYEEHSREMTAPQSTYEYTTDWITSKQPNELSDNQQMINAKSPVYCNSVQPTIMKSDTQHDNKQSTESQGEEFIYYIQHAETPSEQLVTSLKTTVQSDEFCNILQTATVESEESNVKTITAQSEELHSSVQMGAVLSEQCNPLQTSTAQSGHLTNHLQISTFKSDELCDSVKTATLQSEESFKSLQSGTLQSEEPFKSLQSATGQTEELHNSTQMPAILSGKLLDCLQTENVHSEELFNSLRTAKDQSEELSRPLQTSTVQSEKLCDFPDTASLQSVGLHNSQKAETIQPGGQYNILQSAFVRLDDLYHTGQAVPNQSEVSMQATTVQADCHHMMEATQDQVDSTLNSGQKSTTQFSEPNHVKQASTVQSEEIYLSRMYDSHWNDYVTANKVAVEGDLNAPPVRITTLCEAERNKSVEVDEPIVLRCEISDPNAQVTWYKDGIKLHEAAGQDMLEEGSIRTLAFQSATLSHAGIYSCKTTDDAMQFHVDVKAPLLKLSAISEADQKKTVMAGCPIALQCELSDPAGQVSWYKDGTELLPQNGVDIQSEGNVRSLVVPSAERAHSGIYRCESKDDDIQFDVEVKALPVKFSELQETDRNKSVQEGCPIVLSCELSHDSSAHVDWYKDGMKLLQQNNVEIQSDGLTRSLVIHSAESIHSGSYECSTADDTITFKVDVQGRSPQIMPIPLSEKHKVVAIGFPIVLQCEVSDPVAQVSWFKEEVELFCKTGLDMKRDGSLRKLIINSAKVSDSGFYSCNLADDVVTFHVDIQATPVRFSTLPEVARNKFVEAGCPIKLQCEVSEPTAQVYWQKDGEQLFPKCEYEIQTKEKQRALVIKSAEVRHSGVYSCEAADDHIEFKVDVAAPPVTFADIPEEDLFKSVVEQEQLALSCEVTRADGVVQWYKDGTEIQPSNNITIQAEDTQRNLTIHSAELSDSGTYTCRAGDNILMFKVNIREPPVMIIYPKEDVHLDRHVPEEIILSCELSRPNGVVSWYKDGQKLQESENIKLKIEGPYRRLKIISSGVEDSGEYVCDTADDSIFFNLSITEPPVRIVSPSQSQMELCQQTSERMVLSCEISRPNAMVRWYRDGLEVEENDNLILEVDGVYRRLIIPETTVKDSAEYVCDTADDSVTFFVNIAEPPVRFVRPRKTASRVEKVVGNTLVLDCEVSRSNAEVTWKKNGEEVEDSRNVTILEDGAMRQLTIHSLTVEDSGQYVCDAKDDVMDFHVKVQDLPVKILGKTDAKTEKQFLVSDDIILVCELSRSNASVSWYKNNQLIDDTERYCSEEQGVFRSLVVLNAGLEDSGEYTCDAVDDKMVFYITVKEPPVKIIGNSGHPEHHILVAGDDLILECEVSRPNATVQWLWNGEILKPDTRVKIDSYDVVRKLVLSGLQPSDSGKYICDATDDKLTTIVEVQEAPVMFVNKEVNNNISAYENENVTLCAIVSREGVNVRWLKDGQLLNEDNIHISSEGNTHKLTINPLQLSDSGEYVCHINTDEMYFSLLVKEMKVKFIKQLENIVALKGSGLTLRCEINKPKGDVQWLKDGQEISPSRRHTIRAQGRERTFTIHELVDEDAGEYACESTGDRTSAIVTLETPRVVEFIAELRSITVCEGEDAIFKCVVSPEDTRLVWYLNGKQVAQNEHTVISSNGLCHMLCIHNCTVSDSSKVTADAEGLVSEAELQVQEQQVLFTKKMTPVIAEEYNEATLEVEVSVDTGEVQWMRQGVLIHPGAKYTLKHKGRKHSLTIHKLTMSDRGIYSCETLHDRTQAQLTVEPRKITIKRGLTDIKTTERETASFEVELSHPNVPGTWTRNGIQLKPTNHFRMTAKGQVHSLTISNLSVEDTGTFMFCVENLKTSARLAVKEPPVTIFRKLEDQKFPEGAIASIECELSRHNVNVKWMKNGVELKPGKDLRIYAMGRKRFLQIMKCHVSDSGTYTCDAGDVTTSCTVEVYERELLIVQGLEDLAIQEDQNAVFVCEISVEDVPGEWYKNGEKIQPTSTIKIRQEGTKHFLLMCNVRAEDSGEIKFVARHVESVTYLEVEELPVSIVKPLQDKTALEKSRVILDCTVSNPRCSIRWYKGSNVILPSERFEICSEGGYRKLIIQQVVLEDEGTYSVQVGEYSCSAKLTVEAQSLLMVRDLKDVEVVAPDEACFECEVSVPVLKSPVWSLKGEPLQPSSRVRLEKMGTVHRLTLRQTSPDMSGVVEFTSGKAKSTAQLRVLSK, encoded by the exons ATGGATGTGTTTGGTGGTGCACCACGTTTCTTGGCCTACCCAAGACCTGTGATGGTACAAAGTGGGACTGATGCAGTCCTAAAGTGTCAAATTGGTGGTGATCCAAGACCTGCTGTTATTTGGGAGCGAAACAATGAAAAGATTGACCCTCAAGGACGATATAGGGTTTTCGAGGATGGAAATGTTTACAATCTCATAATTTCAGCTGTGACCACAGAGGATAGTGGTCAGTACATATGCAAAGCAAAAAACAGCATTGGGGAAACATACGCAGCTGCCACACTGAAGGTGGAAGGTGAGGCACAAGAGATGGAGTTACGAGAGGAAAATAAGCCACGATTCCTCATCAAGCCCCTCTCCACTCGTGTCGGCCGTGGGGAAGATGCTGTCTTCTCTTGTAAGCTCTGGGGAAGCCCACGACCAGAGGTTGTCTGGGAAAAAGATGGCAGGAAACTCAATGAAATATTTGAAAGCACACATTTCAGTGTGGGCTATCAGGACGGTGGCTGGTTCCAGCTAAAGATCTTTAAGACTCGTGCACCAGATGGTGGTGTATATACATGCAAGGCCAGGAATGAGTTTGGGGAAGCATTAGCAGGAGCTGTGCTGCTCGTTGATGCTGGCCCAGGACACGAGGACGAAGGAAATCGTAATGGCTACACAAATGGCCACTGGAAAACTCACCAGGGAAAACAGAGGAGCGGTAGGCAAGTGCCAAACCGGCTCAAAGACGACCCCCTGACCAAGTcaacaaaagtaaaaatgtttgcAGTGACAGAGGGCAAACATGCCAAATTCCGCTGCTTTGTGACTGGAAAACCCAAACCAGAAATCATTTGGAGGAAAGATGGCAGGCTGATACTGTCTGGAAGGCGCTATTTGTTATATGAGGACAGGGAAGGATACTTCACACTCAAAGTTCTGTACTGTAAGCAGAAGGATAATGGAGTTTATGTTTGTGCTGCATCAAATACTGCAGGGCAAACTCTCAGTGCTGTACACCTGTCCGTAAAGG AGCCACCTGTGCGGTTCAAGCAGCCTCTTATTGATCTAGAAGTATGGGAACGAGACTTGGCTGTTCTCGAGTGTGAAGTTCCAGAGGACTCTGTTCCCATCACATGGTATCTGGAGGACAGAAGACTGCAGCCAGGGGCCAAATATGGAATGGAGGAGTGGGGAACAAAACGGCGACTAACCATCCGTGACATTGGAGTTGATGATGATGGGATTTACCTCTGCGAGATGCCTGATGGTGGGAGAAGTATTGCAGAGGTAGCTGTGAAAG GTACAATTTTGCGGAAGCTTCCAAGAAAAGTGGATGTCTTGGAAGGCGAAAATGCTGCCTTTTGTGTTGAagtagaaaaagaagaaatggacATACATTGGTACAAAGATGGTGTAGAGCTGCGTGAAACGCATAAGACCATCCTTAAGTCCTTTGGTCGAACTCACATCCTGGTTTTCGTCAATACAATGCCCCAAGACTCCGGCCTTGTGATTTTCCTTGTAGGCAGATCCAAGACTTCCTCTCAACTAAGAGTGAAAG CCGCCAGACATTGTCCTCCCAGTTGTCCAGTGGGTGTGCAGATCAACACAGAGCGTGCCAATGCAGCTCTTCTCTCATGGGTTCCTGCTCAGGACTCACGAAAGAACCCTCCATCTGGATATGTGCTTGAGCGACAGGAAGTGGGCACTGGCTCACAGGAGTGGCTACAGTGTTTGACCACTGACTCTGCAACCTCTGTGGAGATCCTCGGTGACAGCGTACCATGTGAAGCTGATTATCGATTTCGCATTTGCAGTGTAAACAAATATGGAAAGAGCAACAATGTTGAGTTCCCTAGGGCAGTTCACTTGG TTCCAGTGGCCAGAATACAAGCTCCCTTACAGGATGCCTTGGTGCCCGAGGGGCAAGATGCCCTCTTCTCTATTGAGCTCTCTGCTTCTGTTATCGGCACATGGTTCTTAAACGGTACTCAGCTTCAGGAGGACGAACGTTATTCCATGCGGCGGACACGAACACACCAATCTCTTCGCATGAGAGGAGTACGTGATACAGACAACGGAGCTGAGATTACATTTATTGCCTATGGCATTCGGGATTCTGCAGCACTGTACATTCAAG CTCCTCTTGTCAAGTTTTCACCACTGTCAGAAATGGATCGAAACAAATTTGTAGAAATTGGGAACCCCATTGTGCTCTACTGTGAGCTGTCAGACCCTGCAGCTCCAGTGCACTGGTACAAGAATGGGACGGAATTACAAACAATCGAGGGTCTTCATATCCAGTCAGAGGGCACCATGAGAAGAATTGTCATCCAATCAGCAGAGTTCTCACATTCAGGAGTGTATTGCTGTGATGCCATTGATGACGTCATCAGGTTCAATGTGGAAGTAGAGG CCCCACCTGTGAGGTTTTCAGCAATTCCAGATGCTGAGAGGAACAAAACCATCCAAAGACATTGCCCCATTATTTTGCAATGTGAGCTGTCAGATCCCTCTGCTCAGGTGCACTGGTACAAAGATGGGTCAAAGCTTCACCCCCAAAGTGGAGTAGATATTCTAACTGATGGCTTGGTGAGAAAATTGGTTGTCCAATCAGCAGATTTTTTCCACTCTGGGTTGTACTGCTGCAAGACAAAGGGTGACACCATCACGTTCAGTGTGGACATcaaag CTCCACCCGTGAAGTTCTCAGCAATTCCTGAAGAAATGAGGACCAAGTCGATCGAAGCAGGCTGTCCTCTTGTACTCCAGTGTGTGGTGTCAGATCCTGAGGCCGATGTTTGCTGGTACAAGGATGAAATGCAGCTCGTTTCAAACTCTGGATTAGAAATCCACTCAGAGGGAAATACAAGGACTATAGTTGTTCAGTCTGCAGAGCTGTGCCACTCTGGTGTGTACAGATGCACCACACTGGATGATACCATGGACTTTCAAGTGGAGATCAAAG CTACACCGCCAAGGCTCTCTTCTGACCAAGAGAAGAACAAGTCGACTGAAGAGGCTTATCCTGTTGACGTTGAGCGCATTTCCTCGAAGCGCAATTCTGGCATCTTCGGCAGCAAGAGAGGAGATATTCAGACATATGAAGAACATTCCAGGGAAATGACAGCTCCTCAGTCAACTTATGAATATACGACTGACTGGATTACATCTAAACAGCCAAATGAGCTCTCTGACAATCAACAAATGATAAATGCCAAATCTCCAGTTTACTGTAACTCTGTGCAGCCAACAATAATGAAATCTGACACACAGCATGACAATAAACAGTCCACAGAATCACAAGGTGAGGAATTCATTTACTATATACAGCATGCAGAAACCCCATCTGAACAGCTTGTTACTTCCCTGAAGACAACTGTCCAGTCAGATGAGTTTTGTAATATTCTACAAACTGCAACTGTTGAATCTGAGGAATCTAATGTCAAGACTATAACTGCCCAATCAGAAGAGCTACATAGCTCAGTACAGATGGGGGCTGTCCTATCAGAGCAATGCAATCCCCTACAAACTTCAACTGCCCAATCAGGGCACCTTACTAACCACTTACAGATTTCAACATTCAAATCAGATGAGTTATGTGACTCTGTAAAAACTGCAACTCTCCAGTCAGAGGAGTCCTTTAAATCCTTACAGTCTGGAACTCTCCAGTCAGAGGAGCCTTTTAAATCCTTACAGTCTGCAACGGGCCAAACAGAGGAGCTCCACAACTCCACGCAGATGCCAGCTATCCTGTCAGGGAAGCTTCTTGATTGCTTACAGACTGAAAATGTCCATTCAGAGGAGCTCTTTAACTCCTTACGGACTGCAAAAGACCAGTCTGAGGAGTTAAGCAGACCCCTACAGACATCAACTGTCCAGTCAGAGAAACTTTGTGACTTCCCTGACACTGCATCCCTTCAATCAGTGGGATTGCATAACTCTCAAAAGGCAGAAACTATCCAACCAGGTGGGCAATACAACATTCTACAGTCTGCATTTGTCAGATTGGATGACCTCTATCACACAGGACAGGCAGTGCCTAACCAATCAGAGGTGTCAATGCAGGCAACAACAGTCCAAGCAGATTGTCATCACATGATGGAGGCAACACAAGACCAAGTAGACAGCACACTTAACTCTGGGCAAAAATCCACTACCCAGTTTTCAGAGCCTAACCATGTCAAGCAGGCATCTACTGTCCAATCAGAAGAGATCTATCTATCAAGGATGTATGACAGTCACTGGAATGACTATGTCACTGCAAATAAGGTGGCTGTTGAAGGTGATTTAAATG CTCCACCTGTGAGAATTACAACTCTTTGTGAGGCTGAGAGGAACAAGTCTGTTGAAGTTGATGAACCCATAGTGCTGCGATGTGAAATATCAGATCCTAACGCTCAAGTTACTTGGTACAAGGATGGAATAAAACTACATGAAGCAGCTGGGCAAGACATGCTGGAAGAGGGTTCCATAAGAACACTGGCTTTCCAGTCAGCAACGCTGTCTCATGCAGGGATTTACAGCTGCAAGACAACAGATGATGCAATGCAGTTTCATGTGGATGTTAAAG CTCCACTTCTGAAGTTGTCAGCTATATCTGAGGCTGACCAGAAAAAGACAGTCATGGCAGGCTGTCCCATTGCTCTACAATGTGAGCTGTCAGACCCCGCTGGACAAGTCAGTTGGTACAAAGATGGAACAGAGCTCCTACCTCAAAACGGAGTAGACATCCAGTCAGAGGGCAATGTGAGGAGTCTAGTTGTCCCATCAGCAGAGCGGGCTCACTCTGGCATATACCGTTGTGAGTCAAAGGATGATGACATCCAGTTCGATGTGGAAGTAAAAG CTCTACCTGTGAAGTTCTCAGAGCTTCAAGAGACGGACAGGAACAAGTCCGTCCAAGAAGGCTGTCCCATTGTCCTCAGCTGTGAACTCTCTCATGATTCTTCTGCTCATGTCGACTGGTACAAGGATGGGATGAAACTcctacaacaaaacaatgtggaAATACAGTCAGATGGTCTAACAAGATCCCTTGTCATTCATTCAGCTGAAAGCATACATAGCGGTAGCTATGAATGTTCAACAGCAGATGACACCATCACCTTTAAAGTGGATGTACAAG GCCGATCGCCACAGATCATGCCAATCCCACTATCAGAAAAGCACAAGGTGGTTGCAATTGGTTTTCCAATTGTTCTCCAGTGTGAGGTCTCTGACCCTGTTGCTCAGGTTTCCTGGTTCAAAGAAGAGGTGGAACTTTTTTGCAAAACTGGCCTTGATATGAAAAGAGATGGCAGCCTcagaaaattaataattaattctGCTAAGGTCTCTGACTCTGGCTTCTACAGCTGTAACCTCGCTGATGATGTTGTGACATTCCATGTGGACATCCAAG CTACTCCTGTGAGGTTTTCAACACTTCCAGAGGTCGCAAGAAACAAATTTGTTGAAGCAGGCTGCCCAATTAAGCTGCAGTGTGAAGTCTCAGAGCCAACCGCCCAAGTCTATTGGCAGAAGGATGGAGAACAGCTATTTCCAAAGTGTGAATATGAAatccaaacaaaagaaaaacagagagcgCTGGTTATTAAATCAGCAGAAGTCAGACACTCTGGGGTGTACAGCTGTGAGGCCGCAGATGACCATATAGAATTCAAGGTGGATGTTGCAG CGCCTCCAGTAACATTTGCTGATATCCCAGAGGAGGACCTTTTCAAGAGTGTTGTGGAACAAGAACAGCTTGCCCTGTCATGCGAAGTAACAAGGGCTGATGGTGTTGTCCAGTGGTACAAAGATGGAACTGAAATCCAACCAAGCAACAATATTACAATCCAAGCAGAGGACACTCAAAGAAATCTGACAATCCATTCAGCTGAACTGTCAGATTCAGGCACATACACATGCCGTGCAGGagacaacattttaatgttcaaGGTTAATATACGAg AACCTCCGGTGATGATAATCTACCCCAAGGAGGATGTCCACCTCGACCGTCACGTTCCTGAGGAAATCATTCTGAGTTGTGAACTGTCTCGTCCAAACGGTGTTGTGAGCTGGTACAAAGATGGCCAAAAGCTGCAGGAGAGTGAGAACATCAAGCTCAAGATTGAAGGCCCTTATCGACGACTGAAGATTATTTCCAGTGGTGTGGAAGATTCTGGAGAATACGTCTGTGATACAGCTGATGATTCAATATTCTTTAACCTTAGTATTACAG AACCTCCGGTGCGGATTGTATCCCCAAGTCAATCACAAATGGAACTGTGCCAGCAAACGTCCGAGAGGATGGTACTGAGCTGTGAGATCTCACGGCCTAATGCAATGGTACGCTGGTATAGAGACGGACTTGAAGTGGAGGAGAATGACAACCTTATTCTAGAGGTGGATGGTGTCTACAGAAGACTTATTATACCGGAAACTACAGTCAAAGATTCCGCCGAATATGTCTGTGATACAGCAGATGACTCAGTGACATTCTTTGTAAACATAGCAG AGCCTCCTGTTCGCTTTGTACGTCCACGGAAGACAGCAAGTAGAGTAGAAAAAGTGGTTGGGAATACTCTGGTTCTAGACTGTGAGGTTTCAAGATCAAATGCTGAGGTCACCTGGAAGAAGAATGGAGAAGAGGTAGAGGACTCCAGAAATGTCACCATCCTTGAAGATGGTGCCATGCGTCAATTGACCATTCACTCACTGACAGTTGAAGATTCTGGGCAATATGTCTGTGATGCAAAGGATGATGTGATGGACTTCCATGTAAAAGTGCAAG ATTTGCCTGTGAAAATTCTCGGAAAAACTGACGCAAAAACAGAGAAGCAGTTCTTAGTATCTGATGACATTATTCTTGTGTGTGAACTATCAAGATCCAATGCGTCAGTCAGTTGGTACAAAAATAACCAGCTAATTGATGACACCGAGCGATACTGTAGTGAGGAGCAAGGTGTTTTCCGGTCACTGGTTGTCCTAAATGCTGGGCTCGAAGATTCGGGAGAGTACACCTGTGATGCAGTGGATGATAAAATGGTCTTCTATATCACTGTCAAAG AGCCTCCAGTAAAGATCATTGGAAATTCAGGCCACCCAGAGCATCATATCCTGGTAGCAGGGGATGACCTTATTTTGGAGTGTGAGGTGTCTAGGCCAAACGCCACCGTTCAGTGGTTATGGAATGGCGAGATACTGAAACCAGACACTCGTGTAAAAATTGACAGCTATGACGTTGTTAGGAAGCTTGTTCTCTCTGGACTTCAGCCCTCAGACTctggaaaatacatttgtgatgCCACCGATGACAAACTGACAACGATAGTCGAGGTCCAAG AAGCACCTGTCATGTTTGTGAATAAAGAAGTAAATAATAACATCTCAGCATATGAAAATGAGAATGTTACACTGTGTGCCATTGTGAGCCGAGAAGGAGTTAATGTTCGGTGGCTGAAAGATGGCCAACTATTGAACGAGGACAACATTCACATCTCCAGTGAGGGTAACACCCACAAGCTCACCATTAATCCCCTGCAGCTGTCAGATTCTGGAGAATATGTCTgtcacataaacacagatgaGATGTATTTCAGTCTTTTAGTCAAAG AAATGAAGGTGAAATTTATCAAACAACTGGAGAACATTGTGGCTCTGAAGGGCAGCGGCCTTACATTACGATGTGAGATCAACAAGCCCAAAGGAGATGTCCAGTGGCTAAAAGATGGCCAGGAGATCTCTCCAAGCCGTCGGCACACAATACGGGCACAAGGTCGAGAGCGAACCTTTACCATCCATGAACTAGTGGATGAAGATGCTGGAGAATATGCCTGTGAATCCACAGGTGACAGAACCTCAGCTATTGTCACTTTAGAAA CTCCCCGTGTCGTTGAGTTCATAGCGGAGCTTCGTAGCATCACGGTCTGTGAAGGAGAAGATGCAATATTTAAGTGTGTGGTTTCACCAGAGGACACTCGCTTGGTGTGGTACTTAAATGGCAAACAAGTAGCTCAGAATGAGCACACTGTCATTTCAAGCAACGGACTATGCCACATGCTCTGCATCCACAACTGCACGGTTTCAGATAGCAGCAAAGTGACAGCTGATGCAGAGGGGTTGGTATCAGAGGCAGAACTCCAGGTTCAAG AACAACAGGTGTTGTTCACCAAGAAAATGACACCAGTTATAGCTGAAGAGTACAATGAGGCAACCCTAGAGGTGGAGGTGAGTGTGGATACGGGTGAGGTGCAGTGGATGAGGCAAGGGGTGCTGATCCACCCCGGAGCCAAGTATACCCTGAAACACAAGGGCCGAAAACACAGTCTCACCATCCACAAACTCACCATGTCTGACCGGGGCATCTACAGCTGTGAAACCCTCCATGACCGCACGCAAGCCCAGCTCACAGTGGAAC CTCGAAAAATCACAATCAAGAGGGGGTTGACTGACATAAAAACCACGGAGAGAGAAACAGCCTCGTTTGAGGTGGAACTGTCCCATCCCAATGTCCCGGGCACCTGGACGAGAAACGGAATTCAGCTTAAGCCGACGAATCACTTCCGCATGACTGCCAAAGGACAAGTCCACAGCCTTACTATCTCCAACCTATCAGTAGAAGACACTGGCACCTTCATGTTCTGTGTAGAGAATCTGAAAACATCTGCAAGGCTTGCCGTCAAGG AGCCCCCAGTGACAATTTTCAGAAAACTGGAGGACCAGAAATTCCCTGAGGGGGCAATAGCCTCTATTGAGTGTGAGCTGTCAAGACACAATGTCAACGTGAAATGGATGAAG aaTGGGGTTGAGTTGAAGCCAGGCAAGGACTTGCGCATTTATGCAATGGGACGGAAGCGTTTTCTTCAGATCATGAAATGTCATGTCAGTGATTCTGGCACGTACACCTGTGATGCTGGAGATGTGACTACATCCTGCACTGTGGAGGTCTATG